The window TCACCCTAAATCTATATTCATTTCatatattatctaaaaaaatTTGTTGATTTTAGTTTTGAATCAAATTTCAAAGGTTTTTCCTTCACTGAAATGgtagaaaaatagaaaacaaataaaaaatttccaaaattttgattttcttatattaattaGACTTCTGAAAAATAATTTCCACACGGTAACAAAATAAAAGGTGCGAATTGCGATTGTGCGAATATGGGGGATTCAAACCCGCCAAACGGCAAAACTGCGTCTCGTTTCTCAATTTGAAAATTGGCAACGAATCCAAATTTAAACTCTGAGTCTGAGCTAGCCCGCGCCTTCTCAAACACTCCAATCTCAGAACCAGTCCTccacttcaagttgattctaaaacCTAGCCAATTAGACGATGACCTCTCCGGTGACCTACGCAATCGACGACAAAGACCTTGACGACGCCGCTCTCTGGGCCCTCATCGActccgccgccgccgccgcctcCAAATCTCTGGCCATCAGAAACACAATTCCCCGCCAATCTCCCAAACCTAAATTCATTTCACCATTGCCTCATCCGCAAATCAAAACCCCGAGGAATCATCGCATTTCCGATAGCGAGGTCTTGCAAGGCGATTCTAATCATATCAGGCCTCAGAAAATCGCGAGATCGAGTATCGCAATGCCTACTTATAAATCACCGGAGACTACTAATTCTCCTTTGGCTACGGAGAAGCACGTGTATCGAACACCGCCTACTTATACGTCTCCGGATGTGACTAATTCTGCTTTGGCTACGGTGAAGCGTACCTATCCAACGCCTACTTATACGACACCGGATACTAGAACAGTAAATGTGAATCAGTTCTCTTCGATTGGATCGGATTGTTCACCGAGGAGTTATGATCGTAAGGAGAGTGAAACTGCGAGGCATAGTTTGGCTGGTCAATTTCCCACTGTTTCTTTGTTCAAAGAGTACCAAAATGCTGCTATGGCTGTGAGTTTATTCATgacttaatattatataagctTTTGTTTGTTGCTTCTGTCTTTGCAAGTAAAATTCTATAATTTCTACTCGGTCTTTGGCTCGATGATGTGTTGTGTTTTTGTACCAATTTTCATTGTTAGCTGATCAAGTGAGAAAATAGTAGTTTACAGTGTTAATGATTCCTTGAATTAAACCAAGTGATCACATTTGATGTTTAATAGTAGGCATTGTAGTATATATGTGATAGGGCTAATTATACCACCCTACCACGTGTCACTCCATTACAGCATCTCTTGATTCATAACAATGGCGGGCTCCTATGTGACATCCTGCCCGTCATCCGAAGCTACAAGGAACGGAAAGTAACACGTGCTGGGACACCTTTATGTCGACTATATATAGCCGAGTAAGAATAGCCGTAAGGGGTAAGCTCACTTTCCAATACATACACATCGATTAACTCATAATTGTGAGAGAACTGATTGTCACGCCGGAGGTGCTTATCGGACCTCACCCCCGATCGAGCATTGTTTTGCAGGAACCCTTTCCATACTAGCTACCAACACCACCGTGTAGCTGAGGCAACATCTGtggagttatcatttggcgcgccaGGAAGGGGTCAGGTAGAAGGAAATTCCTCCCCGAACCAGAGAAGGTACAACATGAACACAACTGAGATACCAAAAGAATCTCGCTCCAAAAAAGGACATGATCACGAAACAACAAGAACAGAAAGAACCAAACCACCTTCTCCAGGCAGAGATAAAGGAGAAGAAGAAAGCCAAGCCACCCCGTCAGAAAATCACCATTCGAAACACATCACGCTGACCGGATTGACACCTCGCCAAGCCAAAGATTTACGACAGACTGTAGCAGATCTCAAAGCCCAACGAAAACGTCGAGAAGAAGAAGGAGCCCACAGAAATGAAAGGAGCTCCTCAACCAAGAACAAAAGTCATAAGGAGGGAGATGACAGATCCATATTTTCCCGCCTAGGATCCTCCCGTAACCCGTCACATTCCAGACATGGGGGAGATCATCACAGGGATGAAACATGGAAACATCACCAAGAAAACCGGGAAGAAGCAAGGAAAAGAGAGGAGAGACGCAAACGAGAAGAAGAGTATGATCACCACAAGTCAGAAAGCAGGAAACGTGTCAGGGATGAAGAAACAGATCGGAAAAAGAAATCGACGTCAACCACGAGGGACGACCTGTTGAAAACCATCGAAGATCTAAAAAAAAGAGTAGAGGGGGAAGTCAACCCATTGGAAGGAGGATCACCATTCACGAAGaagctagaagaagaaaagaagcAAAGACACCTGAAACATCCTAATCTGGATGCATATTGCGGGGAAGGCGACCCCGAAGATCACCTCAACCAGTTCGACCAGTTGAGTAAATTTTACGAGTACACAAACCTAACAAGCTGTCGTTTCTTCGCCACCAGTCTCAAAGGAAACGCACAAAGGTGGTTCAACAGAATTCCCTCACGAACAATCGACTCGTGGGCAGATTTTAAAAAGCTATTCTTGATCAGATTCCGCGCGAACAAACCACATGAAGTGCATACAGTTTCTTTGGAATCAATCCGTCAAGGGGACCATGAAGATCTGGAAAGCTACTTAAAACGATTCAAGCAGGCAGTGGATAAAGTTGAAGTGGTAAACGAGACAGAAGCCCTTATACACTTGCGAAGGGGACTGAACCCGTTTGAGTGTGAGAAGTACATCTGTGAACTGATGAACCAAAAACCTGACACCTTGTCAAAGGCATATCAGCTGGCATCACGGTTCATCACAGAGGGGGCAGCTATAAAAGTACTTAAGCAAACAAGGGCACCACCACCGCAGACGCAGCACCATTTCCAACAAGAACGGATCACCTATCAGCGGACACAAGAACCGGCCCATAGGTATACAGAACAACCACAAAGAGGCGATTCCGGAAGGCTATCGGAAAAGACCACGGTGCCTGTGATTGATAAAACCCGGTTGGCGCTCCCCCCCCCGGGACCACCGGGACGAGAGGACAAGCGCCCGGAGCCTACTTTTACAGTGTTCAGTATGCCCCGAGAAGACATACTCAAGGAAATACGAAATAAGCCATTTTTCTCATCACCACCCCCCATGTGGACTGCACCAGAAAAAAGGGACACATCGGAACACTGCGATTATCATGGTAGCCATGGACATTCTACAGAAAGTTGCAAATCCTTAAAATACTTCCTGGAGCGTTTGCTCCGACAAGGACACATCAACCAATACTTGCCAAGGCAGATCGTGAACCAAGAATACCCGAACGAAACCCACACCACTGCGAACACTTCGCAGGTTGACAAGGGTAAGAACATAGTCAACGTCGTTTTCGGAGGAAGCAATACGCCTCCACGGGTTGAAGAAACAAGGATTCATATGATCGATGATGGCCCCAGGACCGGCAACGCCATCTCCTTCTCAGACGAAGATTTTGAAGGGACTCACCCCGACCACAATCAAGCCCTGGTAGTCAGCATAGAAATCCAAGACAATATCGTCAGAAAAGTCTTGGTCGACAACGGATCATCAGTGGACGTCATGTTCGCGCATTGCTGGGAGAGGATGAAGTTGCAAGGGTACGAGCTAAAACCATGTTCCCAAGAGGCCCCGCTGTATGGCCTAGGGTATAACGTTGTACCCGTCATTGGAACGGTTCGCATACCCGTCCTGTTTGGCACATTCCCCAAAGCGTTGGTTAAAGAGGTCAAGCTGTATGTGGTGAACACGCCGTCGGCGTACAATATGATACTAGGACGACCCTCACAAATAGCCTTGCGTGCTATCGTATCCATGACGCATTTGAAAATAAAGTTCCCCACCCCGGAGGGAGCGGGCGAGATCAAGGGAGACACAGCGGCCGCGCAAACGTGCTATGGGTCATCTATTACCCTGGCACAGACAGACCCCAGCAATTGGCAGAGGCGCAAGTCGCAGAAGCGAAAAAACGATCACCACCCATGTGGCCAAGGAACAGATACCGCGAAACACACCAAGAAGAATGAGGTACAAGTCTTAGAAGAGGAAACGTCACCGGAACCTAACGATGAGGATGGAACGATAAATCCATTACTGAAAACCTGCTTGGAAAGAGACAACACCGGAGGAGCCATCGCAGCAGCAGCTACGGAAGGCATAGAACTTGTCCAGGGAAATAAGGAAAAGATAATCAACATAGGGGCCGGGCTCGATGCGGTGCTCAAGGAAGGATTGACAAGCCTGTTGAGAGAGTACGCAGATGTGTTTGCATGGACACCAGAAGAGATGCCGGGCCTCAAGGACTCGATAGCCATGCATAAACTAAATGTGCACCCTTCAGCAAAACCAAAAGTTCAAAAACGCCGCAACTTCGCTCCTGAGAGGCAAAaagcaattgatgaagaaaTCGACAAGATGTTAGACGCGGACCTTATTTGTGAAGTGACATATCCAGACTGGGTAGCAAACGTAGTACTAGTCAAAAAGGCAAATGGCAAATGGAGAGTATGCGTGGATTACACCGACTTAAACGCGTCGTGCCCGAAAGATCCCTACCCGTTGCCCACCATCGATCAATTAATTGACGCTACAGCGGGTCACCTGATGCTCAGTTTCATGGACGCGTTCTCCGGATACAATCAAATCAAGTTGGCACCAGAGGATAGGGAGAAAACTTCATTCATCACGCATAGAGGCGTATATTGTTACAAAGTCATGCCGTTTGGCTTGATCAATGCAGGAGCTACATACCAGAGAATGATGAACAAAATTTTCGCCGACCAATTGGGCAGAAATATGGAGGTATACGTCGATGACATGATAGTCAAATCAAAGGAAGCAACAGCTCACCTGACAGACCTGCGTGAATGCTTCAACAAACTAAGAGCCAGCAACATGAAGCTCAATCCCACCAAATGTACATTCGGCTTGGGCGCGGGAAAGTTCTTAGGATACCTGGTCAGTGCGCGCGGCATTGAGGCTAATCCGGAAAAAATCAAAGCTATTTTGGACATGCAACCTCCAAGAACCGCTAAGGAAATACAACGGCTTACAGGATGTCTAGCGGCACTCCGACGGTTCATTCCACGTTTAGCAGACCGCTGTCTCCCATTCTTTGCTACATTAAAAGGAGCGGCGAATACCAAAACAGTTCGTTGGACGGATGAATGCCAACAAGCATTTCAGGACCTGAAAAAATACCTAGCATCACCTCCTTTACTCACCACAGCATCCCCATCAGAAGACTTATCACTATACCTCGCTGCGTCCGATAGCGCAGTCGGAGCAGTACTCATCAAAGAAGCCGACGGGGAACAACAGCCAGTATATTATGTAAGTCAGATCCTCAAAGATGCAGAAACCCGATATCCACCAATTCAGAAGTTCGCGTTTGCACTGGTGATGGCCAGTAGGAAACTACGGCATTATTTCCAAGGTCGCGAAATCACCGTGGTGACGGACCAACCACTAAAGAAGCTTCTAAGCAAGTCAGACATGTCAGGACGCCTTATAAATTGGGCGGTGGAACTAAGTCAATACATCATCTCGTACACACCCCGGAAAGCAATCAAAGCACAGGCTCTCGCAGACTTTATTACAGAATGCTCATTTGCTACTACGGACGAAAATCAGCGGACGACGGCCACACCTACACCCAAGACTAATCCAAACCTATCCCAATGGAAGTTGTTTGTTGACGGCTCGTCAACAAAAACCCGTAGTGGAGCGGGCGTACTACTCGTAAGCCCAGAAGGATTCCAGGTCATGCAAGCGATCAGATTCAGTTTCAACGCCACCAATAACCAAGCGGAGTACGAAGCATTAATCGCTGGATTAAACCTCGCAGCCTCATTGCTAGTCAAAGACTTAGCCATTTTCAGCGACTCTCAGGTAATAGTCCGCCAAGTCAACGGGGAATACGCTGCCAACGACCCCACCTTGATAAGATACAACGTCATCTCCCGCAGTCTTTTAGCGGCAATCCCCAAATATGAGCTCAACGAAATCGATCGAACGGATAACACGGTAGCAGACTTACTCTCAAGGCTGGCAGAGGCAGAAAAGGAGCAGTTAGAAGCAGCAGTATACTTCGAAATATTGGCGACTCCGACCATCGAAGGTAGCCAGATCATGGAAATTCAACAGGGTGATAGTTCATGGATGACACCCGTCATCAACTACCTAAAAGACGACATACTGCCAGAGGATAAGTGCGCAGCAGCCAAAGTCCGAAGACAAGCAGCCCGTTACTTCCTGGAGAACAATTGCCTGTACAAGAAAAGCTTCGACGCCCCCATCTTGAAATGCATCGACGCAGAAGAGGCGAATTATTGCATGAGGGAGATCCATGAAGGTATTTGTGGTGATCACATGGGAGGAAAAGCTTTAGCACATAAGATACTCAGACAAGGATACTTTTGGCCAACGATGGCGGCGGATTGCAAAAACTTCGCAAGAAAGTGTGAAAATTGTCAAAAATTTGCCAATGTGCCACGACAGCCCCCGTCATTACCGTCATCAATTCTTTCTCCTATCCCATTCGCCATGTGGGGCATCGATATCATGGGACCATTTCCAAAGGCGAAGAATGAGTTGCAGTATGTTATGGTAGCAATTGACTACATGACCAAATGGGCCGAAGCCAAGGCAATGAGAAACATAACGCAAGAAGACGCTATCAAGTTCGTCAAGGAGCATATCGTCACCCGATTTGGAATCCCCGTCATCCTCATATCGGATAACGGCACGCAATTTGTGGGAAGAAAATTCACCAAATACTTATCAGACTTAGGAATCAAGCATCGCAAGGCATCGGTTTGCCACCCGCAGAGCAATGGTCAAGTAGAGGTGACAAACAGAATCATAGTAAGAGGCCTAGAGAAGCGTCTGCAAGGACACAAGAAAAGATGGCCCGAGGAACTACCAAGCGTCTTATGGTCATACAGAACCACGGCCCGAACTAGCACACAGGAAACCCCATTCAAGTTGTCTTTCGGAACAGAGGCATTACTTCCAGTAGAGGTGGGATCCCCGTCACATCGTCTCACACAATTCAACGAGGATACAAACGAAGTGGGATTGCAAACTAATTTAGCATTGCTAGAAGAAGTCCGGGAAGCCGCAGTTGATAAGATGACGGTGTATAAAGAAAAAACCAAGAAACACTTCGCAAAACGCACAAGGATCCGCACATTTGACGAGGGAGATTTGGTCCTGCGGGCTACAGAAGCCTCCGATCCACGAAACACAGGCAAGCTCATGCCTAAGTGGGAAGGACCATACAAAGTGAAAACCGTACTTCGCCCAGGTTCCTATAAGCTAGAGCGTCTGGATGGTTCAGAGGTCAACAACACATGGCATGGAGACAAGCTCAGAAAGTTCTACGCTTGAGCGGCAGGCTAACACCCCCCTTTTGATAATATCGACTGTAACCGAGTCTCGCATTATACCGAGATCTTATTAATGAAAATCTACCCTTTTGCGAATTCCTTAATGATCACGAACACATGGCTACATCATAATTGACGCAAACTCACATCAACACAAGGCTAAATCATACGAATTCATGCTCATATAAACACATGGCTAAATCATACAAGTTCATGCTCATATAAACACATGGCTAAATCATACACACATGGCTAAATCATATTTATCAAACACATGGCTAAATCATAAAGAGGCAAACCAACACCAACACAGGGCTAAAGGACAACGGATGGCGTTGGCCCATCACACGATACACCTCGCACACATACAACAAAAACGGTGCAAGAATATATCCTAATCATATATCGAAAACATTACATGGCTCACTACCCAAGAGAAAAATACAAAGAGGATAAGCAATATTCGCTAAGGCAGCCTCCATACATCATTCCACAAGCCCAAAAACATCATAATATTCTTGCAAACAAAAGTTATCTTATAAAGCAAAACACATGCGAAACCAAATGCATGACCCGCTGACAAAAGTACGCAACAAGTACGACATATAGTCTAAAGACATCAACAAAATATTTCTTGACTAAGATCACATCAGTCATTAGGTGGCGGATCCCAAAGAAGAAGATGTATTTCCCGCAGGACCCCGCCGTCGTTGCAGATATGACATAAAGAAACCCCCAAACTCTTGCCCAGCACGGTTGAGATCATCCTTAAAAAACTCACGGCAGCACTCCACTACATGCTTAGACATCTTCCCCGCCTCCAGGCCAACTGCTTTTCGAAAGGCTACACTCGCGGTGTACTCAGTAATCACACTAGCCTTCAACTTTTCAACCTCAGCCGCAAACTCAGCGCTACCTTTGTAACGGACAACAGCATTTTCCTCCAAGTCTTTAAGCTCCTCACTGAACTCTGCACTCGCTTTATATGCCGCAATCCCAGAAAGACGGGATGCAACCATCTCCCCCTTATACACATCACTTGCCTTGAAATCAGTTATCACGGACTCAGTAGAGGGTATTCGACTCAATTGGTTCAGAAGGCCCTCATTCCGGGTTTGTAGGTCAGCAATCACAGCGTTTGCATTCTCCACCTTCGCGAACATATCCGCCAACTTATCCTCGTAGTCACGTTTCATTTCTTGATGACCCATCAGGGCACGAATTGCATCATCCTTCGCTTTCTCCATATCTGTTGTCATCGTCTGGGCCGTTTCCACCAGTTTCCGCTGCTCAGCTAACTCGTTCTGCAAATCCAAGACCTGTTTCTCCCATTTTGTCACCTCAGCATCAGTTAGGGCTTTGGACTCCTCTTGTATCTTCTTCACATCCACTTCCAACCCTCGTTTCCGCTTCAGCAGCCGCAAGTTACGAGACCGTTCAGCCAGCAATGACGACGTCAGTCCAGAGATTTCCCCCACAACCTACGACAACAGTACCAGAAATAGTCACAATAAACTCTCATATTCCAACTAGTAATTAACACAAGAAATAAAGGCAAATCATGAAGGCGTACCAATCCTGCAACTCTCTCAGCTCGCTCAGCGCGACGCTGAAAGGTGCAGCCGTCGAGTTTCCATTGATCGTCAGCTGTTAAAAACCCCGGAAAAATAGGACGGGGGGCAGCTTTGAAGAGAAAGCCAACCCGCCTCCTCCTCTCACCCGTCTCCGGGTTCACCTCATACTCATCTTCAGATGAACTTACATAAATAACTTCTTCAGAACACACTTCCTGCACACGTGCCTGCTGGGCCTGACGTACGTCTTCACGATTCATTAAACCCAAGCGACGAGCGGGCACTAGTTTTTTCGGCCTGGCATGACCCCCGCCGGAAACCCCGACGAACCCACCAGAACCCACGATCGGTGTCGGTGTCTTTACGCTGCCACCGGAGCCACTCACACACCTTAAAGAAGATTTAGACTCACCCGCGGTATCAAGCATAGTCACATCCTCAAATAAATTCGCAACTGGTTCTTTCCTGTTAACATCGGATACACCCCCTGGCACTGGATCACCATCATTCTCCATTGGCTCTTTTCCCCTCCCCATAGGGCAGTCCACAACACCTTCTTCCACATCTGCCCTAGCACAACCCCCCTCGCTCCTGGTAATGGGAGGCAAATCCTTCGTAGGATCTATTTCACCAGATAAGCCCATAAAGAAGTCACCGGAGATATTTCCAATACTATCCCCGAGCTCAAACACATCAGGAGGAATAGGCTCAACCTACAAAAAAGAAAGTATCGCATCACAACTATGTCAAAACTCAACCCAATAACACCAATATATAATAACAACGCAAATAATCGAACTACCCAAGCTTACAGGAGTATTTAAAATATCGAAGCCAGATCCCGCCATATCCGCATCACCCGCCACGTTAGTAGCGCCCGCTGTACTTACACCAGTGACGGTAGACTTCTTGACTAAGCGACGACGGGGCCGTTCCCGATGCATGACAGGCGAGGCATCTACAACCCTCATTTTCCGCTCAGTTAAAGGCACATTATCATCAGGATCAGATTCCACTGGGTTCTCAACCTCAGTTGCCAGGACCTCGACACCACCTTCCACACCTGAATCTTGCTCCGCTTCTCCCACAGTATCCTCACTCTCCACGATGACGGATCCACGCTTACTTGCACGCTTTTTTCGCAGATGCTCCGGCCTTGGCGCATAGGTAGTCATAAAACTACGCAAAGAGACTTCATCCAAAGGCCATTGAAGCTCAGGGTCATCCATGGATGATGGAGGATACACTGCACACAAATAGCGCACAATTTTAACCcataatacatataaacacCAAAAAACTATCAACAACATAGTGCATAAGAGATGGGTAACAAACAATAGTCGCAACACAGAAATACCAAATTAGTCACATACAAACACATACCAAATACTCCACATAATCTAAAAAAAGCATACATGCAAGCTCGTACTCACAATTGTGCTCCTTCAGCGATTTAACACTGTAAAAAGCAGAAATATCCCAGGCTTTACCAAATACATTCACCAAACTTCGCAATCCTTCTAACACGGAACGAGTTTGAAGACCAGGATCAACCTTGTAAGTTACCAAACACTCAGAGGAAAACCCAGGCATATAAGACCATTCTCCACCGCGCAGCATGATAAATTCATTCCACCAGTTCTTCATACAACGGGGCATATTCACCGGCCGATGTCCCCCCACAGCAGCTCCTAACCTCGTATTGCGGGCATATTGAACAAGTTCATAAAACGGATCCTTCTTCGAACCCTTTACATAGAAAATAGAGAAGAATGCCTTGAAGGTAGGTTGACGCTTTAAACGGCTGCATGCAGCAATAAACCAGAGTATGAGGCGAATCGCGTTCGGCGAGAACTGAGCCGGAGAACAGCGAAATTCCTGCTTAAACAACGCGATGAGAAACCGATGCGGCCGGGTCCGAAGCCCCGCCTTAAAATGAGATAGAGGAATCGCAATCCAACCATCAGCGGGGCGGCTGTACAGCCGCTCATCATCACGAGGCATTCGCCACTCATACTCTCCCCCAATCTGAAAGGCAGTTGAAACCTTATCCCCATGCTCATTCATATTAAAACTGCTAGGATGCTGTAGACTGTCATATTGGTCAAATCGTTTAGACAACTCAGCATCATCAAAAGAAGGCGGTTCCACGTCATGTTCTTCATAATACACATGATAGCTACGAAACAAATCCTCTTTATCCATATGGGCGACTTCGGGTACTTGAAACCGAGGAGAATCAGCCCAGGACCCATCCTCATTCAGAAGACTCACCACTGACCGTATGTTCGACCCCGCTCCTGCAGCCATCTAATATCCCCAAAACACACGCATACATAGAAGAATTACAGGACAATCATCTTAACACAAACAAGACCTAACAAACACCCAAATCGACACACCCACCCCCATCACATAAAAACTAACTAGCATGAAAAAATCTGTAACTACACATACAACCCCAGACATTCATCCGACAACCCTAAGACACGAAAGAGACATTGAAGAAACACGTAAGCACCAAGCGCAATAACAAACACACGAAACAATCAAGAAAATGACTAGACAGGCCTCATAGACACACAAAAGCCACGCCGGCTTTAAGATAAAAATCTAACCAAAACCCTAAGTATGTATAAGAACCAGCGTATAGGGATACTTACAACGCAAACAGATATCGAAAGCCGAGTTGGGATCAACCAGACGCCTCAACAACAAATGTACACGCTGAGCGACGAAAAGAAAAGCAAGGAAAGAGTTCAGAAGTTAGTCCCCAGATAGTGACCTTTGATATGACCGGGAGAAAAAATCACCACAATGGCTTTTGGTTATCCACTGTCATACACCacctacaaaaatataaaaatactttcCACCATAATAGAAACGTAAGTACACTCTCCAGTcccataaaaatattaaactacaCCAATCAAAGGTAACATAAAAATTTCTTACAGCTTTCCGAACACCACAATAACACAATACAAGCAGCataatttttcagaaaataCGAGCATAATAACCATATTAACAATATATTTCATAGATCACGTATATTATATACACAAACGTAATAACTTTTACTAATACACGTTTCTCCACACGTGACAACACCTacgaaaataaatttcaaaagaaaCCATATACACAATCACAGAAATTATAACCTTAAAGTAAGTTGTTACAAACAAAAATCTTCCACCAGTACATGCTCCTATTAAAATATAGAAGTGTATACGGAAGCATTACTTTTTCATGTACGCCGAGAAAAAACACACTTCGCAAGGGACACAGCGGTGACTGCAAATTCCATtccacaaaaaataaattaaaaagctCAAAAACCACACCATAAAACAACCTTTTTTAAGTGATAAATGGGGGGCCTTTATCCCACAAATCCGCGATATTTACTTTTGTCAAAATATAACAACACCTCATCTCACCCTTTCGCCATTTTTGTCAAAAACACACCCCCCTCTATCACTGGGGGGCAACACCAGACTACATAACTAAAAATGATGGGGGGCAACTCGAATAgagcaaacaaacaaaagatgAAACGGAGAATAAAAGTAGAACGAGCATTAAAAGTAAAACAGACATTTACCATTGATATAGCAAAAGATACAACATTACAAGGGATCAAAAGAAGGTACTAATACACACTAAAGGTACTAATACATACTAAACgttttaaaagaaacaaacaacATATGGCGGAACAACCGATGGATCAGCTGGAGAAAACTAGGGGAACTCGTCCAGATTCTCGAGTCCCTCTTCCAAATTACCACCCTCACCAGGAAAGAGAGGGGGATGAGAAACCTCAGAATCAGTAGCCTCATGGACCAAGTCTTTCACGACATCACACAGAATTGATAACCCGGCGAGAGCCTCTTTGAACTTGCGCTTTTCCTCCACCAAACGGTTGGTATACCACTCGATCAAAGCATCCCTACGATGAATCCACTCGTCCCTTTCCGCGGTATGGCGGTC of the Daucus carota subsp. sativus chromosome 4, DH1 v3.0, whole genome shotgun sequence genome contains:
- the LOC108216576 gene encoding uncharacterized protein LOC108216576, encoding MTSPVTYAIDDKDLDDAALWALIDSAAAAASKSLAIRNTIPRQSPKPKFISPLPHPQIKTPRNHRISDSEVLQGDSNHIRPQKIARSSIAMPTYKSPETTNSPLATEKHVYRTPPTYTSPDVTNSALATVKRTYPTPTYTTPDTRTVNVNQFSSIGSDCSPRSYDRKESETARHSLAGQFPTVSLFKEYQNAAMAILEKSDYTIISGNPFIKKAGWRKISFYFNVSYEIKDKTIEFDGNRDVQRAEFVVRAHMLGGRFSDGWGSCERREKRFLKPNHDIPSTAETRAKNKACQDLLGIGEYRPGSSNPHK